From the genome of Lotus japonicus ecotype B-129 chromosome 6, LjGifu_v1.2, one region includes:
- the LOC130726545 gene encoding glucan endo-1,3-beta-glucosidase 2-like translates to MTMVVHFLLLLFAVSAVAADEEPFIGVNIGTDLSDMPHPTQVVALLKSQKLQHVRLYNADQAMLVALANTGIQVVVSVPNQELLSIGQSNSTAAKWVSTNVVAHYPATNITAICVGSEVLTTLPNAAKLLVNALKYIHSALVASNLDRQIKVSTPLSSTLILDSFPPSQAFFNRSLNPVLVPMLDFLQSTGSYLMLNIYPYDDYMLSNGVISLDYALFKPLPPNKEAIDSNTLLHYSNVFDALVDAAYFAMSYLNYTNIPVVVTETGWPSKGDSNEPDATLDNANAYNSNLIKHVLNVTGTPKRPGIAVSTYIYELYNEDTKDGPLSEKNWGLFDADGKPIYILHLTGSGAVLANDTTNQTYCVAKDGADPKMLQAGIDWACGPGKVDCSPLLQGEACYEPDNVNAHANYAFDTYYHQMGKSPESCNFNQMATITTSNPSHGSCIFPGSLGQNGTFANVTAPSLNSTSSSSSACNLHKCDLRIKSLLMVIGFQILGVVVL, encoded by the exons ATGACTATGGTTGTGCATTTTCTTCTGTTGCTTTTTGCAGTTTCTGCTGTTGCTGCTGATGAAG AACCATTTATTGGAGTGAATATTGGAACAGATCTCTCAGACATGCCTCACCCCACTCAAGTAGTAGCACTGCTTAAATCCCAAAAACTTCAACATGTCAGATTGTATAATGCTGACCAAGCTATGCTCGTTGCACTTGCAAACACTGGAATTCAAGTTGTTGTGTCTGTCCCCAATCAAGAGCTCCTATCAATTGGTCAATCAAATTCCACAGCAGCAAAATGGGTTTCTACCAATGTGGTAGCACATTATCCAGCTACTAATATCACAGCAATTTGTGTTGGTTCTGAGGTTTTAACCACCCTCCCTAATGCAGCAAAACTACTAGTCAACGCTCTTAAGTACATTCATTCAGCCCTTGTTGCGTCGAATCTCGATCGCCAGATTAAAGTTTCAACACCCCTTTCCTCTACCCTCATCCTTGATTCATTTCCACCTTCCCAAGCCTTCTTTAACCGCTCGCTGAATCCAGTCTTGGTCCCAATGCTCGATTTCTTGCAATCCACCGGCTCTTATCTCATGCTTAACATCTACCCTTATGACGACTACATGCTGTCGAATGGTGTGATTTCATTGGACTATGCACTCTTCAAGCCTCTTCCTCCCAACAAGGAAGCTATTGATTCTAACACCCTTCTCCACTACTCCAATGTGTTTGATGCTCTGGTTGATGCAGCATACTTTGCCATGTCTTATCTCAACTACACTAACATTCCTGTGGTGGTGACTGAGACAGGTTGGCCCTCAAAGGGTGACTCTAATGAGCCGGATGCAACGCTCGACAATGCCAATGCTTACAACAGCAACTTGATCAAGCATGTGCTGAATGTAACCGGAACTCCAAAGCGCCCTGGAATTGCTGTTAGTACTTACATCTATGAGCTCTACAATGAGGATACAAAGGACGGGCCATTGTCAGAGAAAAACTGGGGATTGTTTGATGCTGATGGGAAACCTATTTACATTTTACACTTGACAGGATCAGGAGCAGTGTTGGCGAATGACACTACCAACCAAACTTACTGCGTTGCGAAGGACGGTGCTGATCCGAAGATGCTGCAGGCTGGGATAGACTGGGCATGTGGACCTGGCAAGGTGGATTGCTCTCCATTGTTGCAAGGAGAGGCATGCTATGAACCAGACAATGTGAATGCACATGCAAATTATGCTTTTGACACTTACTATCATCAGATGGGAAAGTCTCCTGAGTCATGTAATTTCAATCAAATGGCTACAATCACCACCTCAAATCCAA GTCATGGTTCCTGTATATTTCCAGGAAG TCTTGGGCAAAATGGCACCTTTGCCAATGTCACTGCACCATCACTGAATTCCACAAGTTCATCTTCTTCGGCATGCAATCTCCACAAATGTGATTTGAGAATTAAAAGCCTTCTGATGGTGATAGGATTTCAAATATTGGGAGTGGTTGTGCTATAA